The Thermus brockianus genome window below encodes:
- a CDS encoding DUF5317 domain-containing protein — MVEGGLAYGTYRGLFQPEWAGPLAKLVVLLLVGYGLYQNRHLKSLYLVLVGLLLNTAVIFANGGHMPVSAEALERVGLGDFVPVVQAKGDAVHALLDETTRLPFLGDVIPLPPLRKVVSPGDLFILLGIGGVVVEGALKSSRPRLTRREQALRVLLYLALVWLLLALRA; from the coding sequence TTGGTGGAGGGAGGGCTCGCCTACGGCACCTACCGGGGTCTTTTCCAACCGGAGTGGGCGGGGCCTTTGGCCAAGTTGGTGGTCCTCCTCTTGGTGGGCTACGGCCTCTACCAAAACCGCCATCTCAAAAGCCTTTACCTGGTCCTGGTGGGGCTCCTTCTTAATACCGCCGTCATTTTCGCCAACGGGGGGCACATGCCCGTGAGCGCCGAGGCCCTGGAACGGGTAGGCCTCGGGGACTTCGTGCCCGTTGTCCAGGCCAAGGGCGATGCCGTGCACGCCCTGTTAGACGAGACCACCCGCCTCCCCTTCCTGGGGGACGTGATTCCTCTACCCCCTTTGCGCAAGGTGGTGAGCCCGGGGGACCTCTTCATCCTGTTGGGCATCGGGGGGGTGGTGGTGGAAGGGGCCCTAAAGTCTAGCCGCCCGCGCCTCACCCGCCGGGAGCAAGCATTGCGGGTTCTCCTGTATCTGGCCCTTGTTTGGCTTCTCTTGGCCCTGCGGGCCTAA
- a CDS encoding HD-GYP domain-containing protein: MRILLFVLGCFAAFAALEAYLFWQYKDKPLQLNIWDLIFWAGLVFWSVRVEVRLPLSAGMSQLFLFALALLILTPPWVAPLVAFLAQWGGSVWYKELFNRSQDGLATAFAALVWTFFQENPLWLGSWNLSAAFGIVLASLAFFVANIGSVTYIIHLDSGTPFTEVWRKNFNWLALSYILLSPLALLLARAYETPLIGNWGGWTVLMFLIPLYYSRFYWDEKVRLEQAFDTTLEVLMNALEAKEQETRFHSERVADISRDLALAFYKDQAKAQDIYRAARLHDIGKIAIPEAVLLKPGNLTDAEYALIQSHPQKGVELLSPARKVAFDDLVYRVILHHHERWDGRGYPKGLAGHNIPDEARIVGLADAYEAMTAGRPYRKALTPEEALKEVQENSGRQFDPDLVRLFTQLWEQNPIWRDRETYLAAKEGSLLRSTSPQLSLASDSPSPSESGPRTSEG, translated from the coding sequence TTGCGCATCCTTCTCTTTGTTCTCGGTTGCTTCGCAGCCTTTGCGGCCTTAGAAGCTTACCTCTTTTGGCAATACAAAGACAAGCCCCTCCAGTTAAACATTTGGGACCTAATTTTCTGGGCCGGATTGGTTTTTTGGAGTGTCAGGGTAGAAGTTCGTTTACCTCTGAGTGCGGGCATGAGCCAACTCTTTCTCTTCGCGCTCGCGCTACTTATCCTTACCCCACCCTGGGTGGCTCCTTTGGTCGCTTTTTTGGCGCAATGGGGGGGAAGCGTCTGGTACAAAGAACTTTTCAACCGCTCGCAAGATGGGCTTGCCACGGCTTTCGCTGCCCTGGTGTGGACCTTTTTTCAGGAAAACCCCCTCTGGCTAGGGAGCTGGAATCTGAGCGCAGCTTTTGGCATTGTTCTGGCTTCCCTGGCTTTTTTTGTCGCGAATATCGGATCGGTAACGTACATAATCCACCTAGATAGTGGTACCCCTTTTACAGAAGTCTGGCGAAAAAACTTTAACTGGCTTGCCCTCAGCTACATCCTCCTCTCCCCCCTCGCCCTCCTCCTGGCCCGGGCCTACGAGACGCCCCTTATCGGCAACTGGGGGGGGTGGACTGTCCTTATGTTCCTCATCCCCCTCTACTACAGCCGCTTCTACTGGGATGAGAAGGTCAGGCTAGAACAGGCCTTTGATACCACCCTGGAAGTCCTGATGAACGCCCTGGAGGCCAAAGAGCAGGAAACCCGCTTCCACTCCGAGCGCGTGGCGGATATCTCCCGGGACCTGGCCCTGGCCTTCTACAAGGACCAGGCCAAGGCCCAGGACATCTACCGGGCGGCGAGGCTTCACGACATTGGCAAAATCGCCATCCCGGAAGCAGTGCTCTTGAAGCCCGGAAACCTCACGGACGCGGAGTACGCCCTTATCCAAAGCCATCCGCAAAAGGGGGTGGAACTCCTCTCCCCAGCCCGGAAAGTAGCTTTTGACGACCTGGTCTACCGGGTTATCCTCCACCATCACGAGCGCTGGGATGGGCGGGGCTATCCCAAGGGCCTCGCCGGGCACAACATCCCAGACGAGGCCCGCATCGTGGGCCTGGCGGACGCCTACGAGGCCATGACCGCCGGGCGCCCTTACCGGAAGGCACTCACGCCCGAGGAAGCCCTAAAGGAGGTTCAAGAGAACTCCGGCCGCCAGTTTGACCCCGACCTGGTCCGCCTCTTCACCCAACTTTGGGAGCAAAACCCCATCTGGCGTGACCGGGAAACCTACCTCGCAGCAAAGGAGGGATCCTTATTACGCTCTACCTCGCCGCAGCTCTCTTTGGCCTCGGACTCGCCCTCGCCCTCGGAGTCCGGCCCAAGGACCTCGGAGGGATAG
- a CDS encoding type III pantothenate kinase encodes MLLAVDIGNTSTALGVFAGDELIAHFRIHTDRMRMESEYRVLLKNLFSLDGLPSPKAALLSSVVPPVEREMKEAIEKLFGIRAQVVDAESTGLQVLIDNPKEAGADRLVNAVGALGYPSPTGRYIVVDFGTATTFDLVEAPNRYLGGAITIGPQTAADALAARTAKLPRIDLVPPKGVVGKNTLDALRSGLVLGYAALVEGMVRRFKEEAGEALVIATGGFAGTLKDLCPSFDVVDEDLTLKGLLRIYKAQG; translated from the coding sequence ATGCTCCTCGCCGTGGACATCGGCAACACCTCCACCGCCCTCGGGGTTTTCGCCGGGGACGAGCTCATCGCCCACTTCCGCATCCACACCGACCGGATGCGGATGGAAAGCGAGTACCGCGTCCTCCTCAAAAACCTCTTTTCCCTGGACGGCCTCCCTTCCCCCAAAGCGGCCCTCCTCTCCAGCGTGGTCCCTCCGGTGGAGCGGGAGATGAAGGAGGCTATAGAAAAGCTCTTCGGCATCCGGGCCCAGGTGGTGGACGCCGAAAGCACGGGCCTTCAGGTCCTCATAGACAACCCAAAGGAGGCGGGGGCGGACCGCCTGGTGAACGCCGTGGGGGCCCTGGGCTACCCAAGCCCCACGGGCCGCTACATCGTGGTGGACTTCGGCACCGCCACCACCTTTGACTTGGTAGAAGCCCCCAACCGCTACCTGGGCGGGGCCATCACCATCGGCCCCCAGACCGCCGCCGACGCCCTCGCCGCCCGCACCGCCAAACTGCCCCGCATAGACCTGGTGCCCCCTAAGGGCGTGGTGGGCAAGAACACCTTGGACGCCTTGCGCTCGGGGCTCGTCCTGGGCTACGCCGCCTTGGTGGAGGGCATGGTGCGCCGCTTCAAGGAGGAGGCAGGGGAGGCCTTGGTCATCGCCACCGGAGGCTTCGCCGGCACCCTCAAGGACCTCTGCCCCTCCTTTGACGTGGTGGACGAGGACCTAACCCTCAAGGGCCTCCTTCGCATCTACAAGGCGCAAGGGTAA
- the pilM gene encoding type IV pilus assembly protein PilM, translating to MFSGLSKLFRPRVEALGLEVGASSLKLVELSGHPPTLRAYATRSIPPGTVVDGVVREPGTLAQEIRELLAEARTKKRYVVSAVPNPALILRTLQVPKMPPKEMEEAVRWEAERYIPFPIDEVVLDFAPLDPLAEVAEGEQMEVMVAAARQEAVASLIEALREAGLTPVVLDVKPFAGLYPLEEELNREPDRTVVAVEIGAESTSLVLTRGDRPLAVRLLTLSGKDFTEAIAKSFGLDFLTAEDVKRTYGLATIPTEDEELLLDFDAERERYSPARIYDAIRPVLVELTQEIRRSLEFFRVQLGDIQPEVGYLYGGGSRLRGLSTLLTDTLGVNFLVPDPWNGVQIDPKRFDLEKLREAGAELMVPVGLALRGVSPLD from the coding sequence GTGTTCTCGGGTTTGAGCAAGTTATTTAGACCTCGGGTGGAAGCGTTGGGCCTCGAGGTGGGGGCCTCCAGCCTCAAGCTGGTGGAGCTTTCCGGCCACCCCCCAACGCTCAGGGCCTACGCCACCCGCTCCATTCCTCCTGGCACCGTGGTGGACGGCGTGGTCCGGGAACCCGGTACTTTGGCCCAGGAAATCCGCGAGCTCCTGGCCGAAGCCCGGACTAAGAAGCGGTACGTGGTGAGCGCCGTGCCCAATCCCGCCCTCATCCTGCGCACCCTCCAGGTGCCCAAGATGCCTCCCAAGGAGATGGAGGAAGCTGTGCGATGGGAGGCGGAGCGCTACATCCCCTTCCCCATTGACGAGGTCGTCCTGGACTTCGCTCCCCTGGACCCTTTGGCGGAGGTGGCCGAGGGGGAACAGATGGAGGTCATGGTGGCGGCGGCACGCCAGGAAGCCGTGGCCAGCCTCATAGAGGCCCTGCGGGAAGCGGGGCTCACCCCCGTGGTCCTGGATGTCAAACCCTTCGCCGGGCTTTACCCTTTGGAGGAAGAGCTGAACCGGGAGCCCGACCGCACCGTGGTGGCGGTGGAAATCGGGGCGGAAAGCACGAGCCTCGTCCTCACCCGGGGGGACCGCCCCTTGGCGGTGCGCCTCCTCACCCTTTCGGGCAAGGACTTCACCGAGGCCATCGCCAAGAGCTTCGGCCTGGACTTCCTCACCGCCGAGGACGTCAAGCGCACCTATGGCCTCGCCACCATCCCCACCGAGGACGAGGAACTCCTCCTGGACTTTGATGCCGAAAGGGAGCGGTATAGCCCCGCCCGCATCTACGACGCCATCCGGCCCGTTCTGGTGGAGCTGACCCAGGAAATCCGCCGTAGTTTGGAGTTCTTCCGGGTGCAACTCGGGGATATCCAGCCCGAGGTGGGTTACCTCTATGGCGGGGGAAGCCGGCTACGGGGGCTTAGCACCTTGCTCACCGACACCCTAGGGGTCAACTTCCTGGTACCCGACCCTTGGAACGGGGTCCAGATAGACCCCAAGCGCTTTGACCTGGAGAAGCTGCGGGAAGCAGGGGCTGAGCTCATGGTGCCCGTGGGCCTGGCCTTGAGGGGGGTGAGTCCCCTTGATTAG
- a CDS encoding competence protein has product MKETLARLAQAWQNLPQSTKLLLAGLLLVLAISLWYVGFYLPAQAPVAAETPQAPAEETPKALEAPPIPPLAESAPSQPSPPTPSPAPTAPQASIKAETTPLPLPQAKQEAPPPNPFVPLVVEVPATAAPPLSSPTPTPAIRPQPVPTGAPVRVSQGTPLPTPQVATAPRPLPGTSGALPAPKVLTPTPKAQVAQAPVEASVAPAPPTALVEAPLSQASQEAPPTPGQAPEGPAKTPLEALVEEKGLKLSGTLLGPVSVAILESKEGYLVLPVGSPIPGTEAVVRRIEGERITLALKEETLELAVSQAQAGGGQ; this is encoded by the coding sequence GTGAAGGAAACCCTCGCGCGCCTCGCCCAGGCGTGGCAAAACCTGCCCCAGTCCACCAAACTTCTCTTGGCGGGTTTGCTCCTGGTGCTGGCCATCAGCTTGTGGTACGTGGGCTTCTACCTGCCCGCCCAGGCGCCGGTGGCGGCGGAAACGCCCCAAGCCCCCGCTGAGGAAACGCCGAAGGCCCTCGAGGCCCCTCCCATCCCTCCTTTGGCCGAATCCGCCCCCAGCCAACCCTCCCCGCCCACCCCTTCCCCAGCGCCCACCGCCCCCCAAGCCTCCATCAAAGCCGAGACCACCCCTCTCCCCCTGCCCCAAGCCAAACAGGAAGCCCCACCCCCTAACCCCTTCGTACCCCTGGTGGTGGAGGTTCCGGCCACGGCGGCCCCGCCCCTCTCCTCGCCCACCCCCACCCCAGCCATCCGGCCCCAGCCGGTGCCCACGGGCGCCCCGGTGCGCGTGAGCCAGGGCACCCCTTTGCCCACGCCCCAGGTGGCCACCGCCCCAAGGCCCCTGCCCGGGACCTCCGGGGCCCTTCCCGCCCCCAAGGTGCTCACCCCCACCCCCAAGGCCCAGGTAGCCCAAGCCCCGGTGGAGGCCAGCGTGGCCCCGGCCCCACCCACCGCCCTCGTGGAAGCGCCTTTATCCCAAGCTTCCCAGGAGGCTCCGCCCACGCCGGGCCAAGCCCCGGAGGGCCCCGCCAAGACCCCCCTCGAGGCCCTGGTGGAGGAAAAGGGGCTTAAGCTATCCGGTACCCTTTTGGGCCCGGTAAGCGTGGCCATCCTGGAGAGCAAGGAGGGCTACCTGGTCCTGCCTGTGGGTAGCCCCATCCCCGGGACCGAGGCGGTGGTGCGCCGTATAGAAGGCGAGCGCATCACCTTAGCCCTGAAAGAGGAAACGTTAGAACTGGCAGTTTCGCAAGCGCAAGCGGGAGGTGGTCAGTGA
- a CDS encoding flagellar protein FliT, which translates to MIRLNLLPKNLRRRVEPGWWRLVAALFALVVFLVLGFLHYTAYTELSLAKEERDALRAEVEALRPFIQEQNRLQQERKALEALLAIREGLRKNFVPWSEYLATFINQIPREGGRFPVALRSVGTRALTEEEAAQQAQNGAFDGKKVRVEFTLQGEALNQGALVRFIQAFEASPRFGIEFQGASLDQNRGLYTFSARVGVVGGEQGAR; encoded by the coding sequence TTGATTAGGCTAAACCTCCTGCCCAAGAACCTGCGCCGTCGGGTGGAACCCGGCTGGTGGCGGCTGGTGGCGGCCCTCTTCGCCCTGGTGGTCTTCCTGGTCTTGGGCTTCCTCCACTACACCGCCTACACCGAGCTTTCCTTGGCCAAGGAGGAGCGGGACGCCCTTAGGGCCGAGGTGGAGGCGTTAAGGCCCTTCATCCAGGAGCAAAACCGCCTGCAACAAGAAAGGAAGGCCCTCGAGGCCCTGCTCGCCATCCGCGAGGGCCTGCGCAAGAACTTCGTCCCCTGGTCCGAGTACCTGGCCACCTTCATCAACCAGATCCCCCGGGAAGGGGGGCGCTTCCCCGTGGCGCTCCGCTCCGTGGGTACCCGGGCCCTCACGGAAGAGGAAGCGGCCCAGCAGGCGCAAAACGGGGCCTTTGACGGCAAGAAGGTGCGGGTGGAGTTCACCCTTCAGGGGGAGGCCCTGAACCAGGGGGCTTTGGTGCGCTTCATCCAGGCCTTTGAAGCCTCGCCCCGCTTCGGCATAGAGTTCCAGGGGGCATCCTTGGACCAGAACCGGGGGCTTTACACCTTCAGCGCCCGGGTGGGCGTAGTGGGGGGTGAGCAAGGTGCTCGCTAG
- a CDS encoding type 4a pilus biogenesis protein PilO, whose amino-acid sequence MLARLGQREWALIAIALTVVVALLWYFLLIVPLRQETETVRQEIQTLIPERDRGRQAQRALPELRAAIAALQAERQAFLRALPREERLAQVLNEILGEALRSGVTVRSFTRSPTSAPVPEVRAVNLALSLEAPFPETYAYLKRLEGLSRFSSLSGINLSVQGQDLNPILSTSLTLTLYMLARDLETGAPSGQPTQGGER is encoded by the coding sequence GTGCTCGCTAGGCTGGGACAACGGGAATGGGCCCTCATCGCCATCGCCCTTACGGTGGTGGTGGCCCTCCTTTGGTACTTCCTCCTCATCGTCCCCCTACGGCAGGAAACGGAAACGGTGCGCCAGGAGATCCAGACCCTAATCCCCGAGCGGGACCGGGGGCGCCAGGCCCAAAGGGCCCTCCCGGAACTCCGGGCGGCCATCGCGGCGCTCCAGGCCGAACGCCAGGCCTTCCTAAGGGCGCTTCCCCGGGAGGAACGGCTCGCCCAGGTGCTGAACGAGATCCTAGGCGAAGCCCTCCGGAGCGGGGTAACGGTGCGCTCCTTCACCCGCTCCCCCACCTCGGCCCCCGTGCCCGAGGTGCGGGCGGTGAACCTAGCCCTGTCCCTCGAGGCGCCCTTCCCCGAAACCTACGCCTATCTAAAGCGCCTAGAAGGCCTTTCCCGCTTTAGCTCCCTCTCCGGGATTAATCTGAGCGTCCAGGGCCAGGACCTAAACCCCATCCTGAGCACGAGCCTCACCCTGACCCTGTACATGCTGGCCAGGGACCTAGAGACGGGCGCGCCCTCGGGCCAGCCAACCCAAGGAGGTGAGCGGTGA
- a CDS encoding N-acetylmuramoyl-L-alanine amidase, which translates to MRVLLLVFALVWSLAQAFPRIGVHEGFTRLVFDLPGKEVAYTLSQEGGLLVLLFKGVDAEAKDQVVNSKEVASVQTVPEKGQVRVLVRLKAPVEAATHRYSDPERLVVDLSLKSSPPPPTKPTDPPTAKAPKPPRPVVLLDPGHGGVDPGMVGYVVEKEAVLDVALRLKRFLEREGIEVRLTRDRDMHLSPDKREDLSRRAAMADSSQVNLFISIHVNATPTRTAQGVEVFYFGRAQDPRVLSQVIRENGGGDIGQRLTREAQSVAERILTDIVAQANQRYSQRLAETLGRKLSQATGSPYRGSFPGDLFVLRYAKVPAVLVEIGFGDHPVEGRRLADPAYRDKVAQGLLTGILTFLANGAFAR; encoded by the coding sequence ATGCGGGTTCTCCTTCTGGTTTTCGCCCTGGTATGGAGCCTGGCCCAAGCCTTTCCCCGCATTGGGGTGCACGAGGGCTTTACCCGGCTGGTGTTTGACCTGCCGGGGAAGGAGGTGGCCTATACCCTGTCCCAGGAAGGGGGCCTTTTGGTCCTTCTCTTTAAGGGGGTGGACGCCGAGGCCAAGGACCAGGTGGTGAACTCCAAGGAGGTGGCCTCGGTGCAAACCGTCCCCGAAAAGGGGCAGGTGCGGGTCCTGGTGCGGCTGAAGGCCCCCGTGGAGGCGGCGACCCATCGCTACAGCGACCCCGAGCGCCTGGTGGTGGACCTGAGCCTTAAATCGTCCCCTCCTCCCCCCACTAAGCCCACAGACCCGCCCACCGCCAAAGCGCCCAAGCCTCCCCGGCCCGTGGTCCTCCTGGACCCTGGCCACGGGGGGGTGGACCCGGGGATGGTGGGGTACGTGGTGGAGAAGGAGGCGGTGCTGGACGTGGCCCTCAGGCTCAAGCGCTTTTTGGAGCGGGAAGGGATAGAGGTGCGCCTTACCCGGGACCGGGACATGCACCTCTCCCCGGACAAGCGGGAGGACCTTTCCCGGCGGGCGGCCATGGCGGATAGCTCCCAGGTCAATCTCTTCATATCCATCCACGTGAACGCCACCCCTACCCGCACCGCCCAGGGGGTGGAGGTCTTCTACTTCGGCCGGGCCCAGGACCCCCGGGTCTTGAGCCAGGTGATCCGGGAAAACGGCGGGGGGGACATCGGCCAAAGGCTTACCCGGGAGGCCCAAAGCGTCGCCGAGCGGATTCTCACGGACATCGTGGCCCAGGCTAACCAGCGCTACAGCCAGCGCTTGGCGGAAACCCTGGGGCGCAAGCTTTCCCAGGCCACGGGAAGCCCTTACCGGGGGAGTTTTCCTGGCGACCTTTTTGTCCTCCGCTACGCCAAGGTGCCGGCGGTCTTGGTGGAGATCGGTTTCGGCGACCATCCGGTGGAGGGGCGGAGGCTTGCCGACCCCGCGTACCGGGACAAGGTGGCCCAGGGGCTTTTGACAGGCATCCTCACCTTTTTGGCCAACGGGGCCTTTGCCCGCTAG
- a CDS encoding OsmC family protein, which yields MTKKVVVHNIVGHRFLGVNEQGDKVMIDGDQPATGPRPMELLLMALGACTAYDVVDIMRKKKQPLARYRVEVEGVRAETHPRRYTHITVTHIASGPGVTLEALERAVHLSHTKYCSVSASLNAEITTRVVLEPWEEGEEG from the coding sequence ATGACGAAGAAGGTGGTGGTCCATAACATCGTGGGGCATCGGTTCCTTGGGGTGAACGAGCAAGGGGACAAGGTGATGATTGACGGGGACCAGCCCGCCACCGGACCCCGCCCCATGGAACTCCTCCTCATGGCCTTAGGGGCCTGCACCGCCTACGACGTGGTGGACATCATGCGCAAGAAGAAGCAACCCCTCGCCCGCTACCGGGTGGAGGTGGAGGGGGTGCGGGCGGAAACCCATCCCCGGCGCTATACCCACATCACCGTGACCCACATCGCCTCGGGGCCGGGGGTGACCCTCGAGGCCCTGGAACGCGCGGTCCACCTCTCCCACACCAAGTACTGCTCCGTCTCCGCAAGCCTCAACGCCGAGATCACCACCCGCGTGGTCCTGGAACCCTGGGAAGAGGGAGAGGAAGGCTAA
- a CDS encoding homoisocitrate dehydrogenase produces MAYRICLIEGDGIGHEVVPAARKVLEATGLPLEFVEAEAGWETFERRGTSVPEETVEKILSCHATLFGAATSPTRKVPGFFGAIRYLRRRLDLYANVRPAKSRPIPGSRPGVDLIIVRENTEGLYVEQERRYLDVAIADAVISKKASERIGRVALKLAESRPRKMLHIAHKANVLPVTQGLFLDTVREVAKDYPLVNVQDIIVDNCAMQLVMRPERFDVIVTTNLLGDILSDLTAGLVGGLGLAPSANIGDTTAVFEPVHGSAPDIAGKGIANPTATILSAAMMLDYLGEKEAAKKVERAVDLVLEKGPRTPDLGGNATTEAFTRAVVETLKAL; encoded by the coding sequence ATGGCGTACCGCATCTGCTTGATTGAAGGAGACGGCATCGGGCACGAGGTGGTGCCCGCCGCCAGGAAAGTCCTAGAGGCCACCGGGCTCCCGTTGGAGTTCGTGGAGGCCGAAGCCGGCTGGGAAACCTTTGAGCGAAGAGGGACCTCCGTCCCTGAGGAAACCGTAGAGAAGATCCTCTCTTGCCACGCCACCCTCTTCGGGGCCGCCACCAGCCCCACCCGCAAGGTACCGGGCTTCTTCGGGGCCATCCGCTACCTGAGGCGGCGGCTGGACCTTTACGCCAACGTCCGTCCCGCCAAGAGCCGTCCCATCCCGGGAAGCCGCCCTGGGGTGGACCTCATCATCGTGCGGGAGAACACGGAAGGCCTTTACGTGGAACAGGAGCGGCGCTACCTAGACGTGGCCATCGCCGACGCCGTGATTTCCAAGAAGGCCAGCGAGCGCATCGGGCGCGTGGCCTTGAAGCTTGCGGAAAGCCGTCCCCGCAAGATGCTCCACATCGCCCACAAAGCTAACGTCCTTCCTGTAACCCAGGGCCTTTTCCTGGACACGGTGCGGGAGGTGGCCAAGGACTACCCTCTGGTCAACGTACAGGACATCATCGTGGACAACTGCGCCATGCAGCTCGTCATGCGTCCCGAACGCTTTGACGTAATCGTCACCACCAACCTCCTGGGGGACATCCTTTCGGACCTCACCGCCGGGCTCGTGGGGGGCCTGGGGTTAGCCCCTTCCGCCAACATCGGGGATACCACGGCGGTGTTTGAGCCCGTCCACGGCTCCGCCCCGGACATCGCCGGCAAGGGCATCGCCAACCCCACGGCCACCATTCTTTCCGCCGCCATGATGCTGGATTACCTCGGGGAAAAGGAGGCAGCCAAAAAGGTGGAAAGGGCGGTGGATCTGGTCCTGGAAAAAGGCCCGCGCACCCCTGACCTAGGGGGGAATGCTACCACGGAGGCCTTCACCCGCGCCGTGGTGGAAACCCTCAAGGCGCTTTGA